The proteins below are encoded in one region of Oreochromis niloticus isolate F11D_XX linkage group LG6, O_niloticus_UMD_NMBU, whole genome shotgun sequence:
- the LOC100690414 gene encoding zinc finger protein 439 isoform X2 → METWRHLFSVRDPELQDPLSPSLNENCSDQSSPKKAPASPDYTCEIPEIRVIIKEEEDGWTVSENNESLSSEREKEDASVDACLSHQKASGVESSASYGVKKPQRGCAAEKRFEKPGPATESLQRHKLVSSDEKPQISCKCGKASGNVTVHQCNNTGEKPLSCPGRDMTPGHKRNVKSHQERWDQDRRASLHTEEELQQTKTSAPCPTNSPKRKHPKSRGLKMASENLNDQTLHLTVRLHAGEEEEEVGEEEEEEQDEEIGGLINSDGEVVEWDSAGSSDRGSDCTAGPPPSKTVFMQESQLRGQSQRDSSSPTLIMEVVSVGEDEEREDAEEKTTGAKMNAASPSYCEKRPRRNKKVPVVYVENSDTELDVPANAAKRRGRRKISQTPLLPAEDSETDAGVSQRTRRKRNLHVVAEPEELNSKTARRAAAKRPYRRRKDTKTSGEAEGENMACSPGKKRPGRKMICVPIEIPPELLKKPKEKIEYHCSVCGKEFPHAYKLERHELIHTGEKPYCCSICGRGFNQKGNLKTHYKVHLGRKGAVDFDDEVNPIASELSEYLKSLPGESRIRSSLRCLECGKDCDSHSALQAHHISSHTQTASESGPVKPGAPPLLFCRRCGIQFSEKEKLEEHMKTHIKEKPYSCPDCGKRFINESYIQIHQRIHTGEKPFLCSQCGKGFHTASSLKLHEMQHSGERPFACSICGKTFRINSYLTAHYQTHIKDRPFICSICGKGYSRAEELKVHHRLHTGERPYECGDCGKSFIYRQGLRQHQRTHAGRRIGPTRQLGRPKQQARLDI, encoded by the exons ATGGAGACGTGGAGGCATTTATTCAGCGTCCGA GATCCTGAACTTCAAGATCCTTTATCACCGAGTCTGAATGAAAACTGCAGTGACCAGTCTTCCCCCAAAAAAGCTCCAGCAAGCCCCGACTACACTTGTGAGATTCCAGAGATCCGAGTAATCAtcaaagaggaagaggatggcTGGACTGTGAGTGAGAATA ATGAGAGCCTcagctcagagagagaaaaagaggacgCTTCTGTAGACGCCTGCCTTTCCCACCAGAAAGCGAGTGGCGTGGAGAGCTCTGCTTCATATGGCGTAAAGAAACCCCAGAGAGGATGTGCAGCGGAGAAACGGTTTGAGAAGCCTGGCCCTGCCACAGAGAGTCTGCAGAGACACAAGCTCGTGAGCTCTGATGAGAAACCGCAGATTTCCTGCAAATGTGGGAAGGCATCAGGAAACGTGACTGTACATCAGTGCAAtaacacaggagagaaaccccTCTCCTGTCCAGGACGGGACATGACCCCCGGTCACAAAAGGAACGTGAAATCCCATCAGGAGCGCTGGGACCAAGACCGGAGAGCATCTTTACACACAGAAGAAGAGCTACAGCAGACCAAAACATCAGCACCTTGCCCAACT aaTTCTCCTAAGCGTAAGCACCCGAAGTCACGCGGGCTCAAGATGGCATCTGAAAACTTAAACGACCAAACTCTACATTTGACTGTAAGACTGCATgctggagaggaggaggaggaggtgggcgaggaagaagaagaggaacaaGATGAAGAGATTGGAGGATTAATCAACTCTGATGGAGAAGTGGTTGAATGGGATTCTG CAGGCAGCTCTGACCGAGGCTCTGATTGCACAGCAGGTCCTCCGCCTAGCAAG ACTGTCTTCATGCAGGAGTCTCAGCTGCGAGGCCAAAGCcagagagacagcagcagcCCAACGCTCATCATGGAGGTTGTTTCTGTGGGCGAAGATGAAGAAAGGGAGGACgcagaggaaaaaacaacaggGGCAAAGATGAATGCTGCCTCCCCCTCATACTGTG AAAAGAGAccaagaagaaataaaaaggttCCAGTAGTGTATGTGGAGAACTCAGACACAGAGCTAGATGTTCCTGCAAATGCTG CAAAACGAAGAGGCAGAAGAAAGATTTCTCAAACTCCACTGTTGCCCGCTGAAGACTCAGAGACAGATGCAGGAG TATCACAGCGTACCCGAAGAAAGAGAAATTTGCATGTGGTGGCAGAACCGGAAGAATTAAACTCAAAAACTGCCCGCCGTGCTgctg CAAAGCGACCGTATAGACGAAGGAAAGATACCAAAACATCTGGTGAAGCAGAAGGAGAGAACATGGCTTGTTCACCAG GCAAGAAGCGCCCTGGCAGAAAGATGATCTGTGTACCAATCGAAATACCTCCTGAGCTCCTGAAGAAACCCAAAGAAAAAATAGAGTACCACTGCTCAGTGTGTGGCAAAGAATTCCCACATGCCTACAAACTAGAGCGGCATGAGCTGattcacacaggagagaaaccgtACTGCTGCTCCATCTGTGGTCGTGGTTTTAACCAGAAGGGAAATCTCAAAACGCACTACAAAGTCCACTTAG GTCGTAAGGGTGCTGTGGATTTTGATGATGAGGTCAATCCCATAGCGTCAGAACTCTCTGAATATTTAAAATCCCTGCCTGGCGAGTCCAGGATTCGATCATCCCTCCGTTGCCTGGAATGTGGAAAAGACTGTGACAGTCATTCAGCTTTGCAAGCACACCACATCTCTTCACACACTCAGACAGCCTCTGAATCGGGCCCCGTCAAGCCCGGCGCACCACCTCTTCTCTTCTGCCGCCGCTGTGGCATTCAGTttagtgaaaaagaaaagctggaAGAACACATGAAGACCCACATCAAGGAGAAGCCCTACTCCTGTCCCGACTGTGGCAAGAGGTTCATTAACGAGAGCTACATTCAAATCCATCAGCGCATCCATACCGGGGAGAAACCGTTCCTCTGCTCTCAGTGCGGCAAAGGATTCCATACCGCTTCCTCCCTCAAGCTGCATGAAATGCAGCACTCCGGGGAGAGACCATTTGCATGTTCCATTTGTGGGAAGACATTTCGGATTAACTCTTACCTAACAGCACATTACCAGACCCACATTAAAGACAGACCGTTCATTTGTAGCATTTGTGGGAAAGGCTACTCCAGAGCAGAGGAATTAAAGGTGCACCACAGACTTCATACCGGAGAGAGACCCTACGAGTGCGGGGATTGTGGGAAGAGCTTCATTTATCGTCAGGGCCTTCGGCAGCATCAGCGCACACATGCTGGAAGACGCATTGGGCCAACCAGACAGCTTGGTAGACCAAAACAGCAGGCCAGGCTTGACATCTAA